The genomic DNA CCGCCACCCAACGGCGGCGCAGCGCCTGGGCAGCCCCTGGGGCAAGCCCCAACCGCACTTCCAGGTAACGGGTAATGCGGGCGCTGATTGCCGGCCACAAACCGGTGCGGTCGGTGTAAAGCGTACCGTCCAGATCCAGAAGCCAGACAACCATAGTCTAATTGTACCCGATGGTATAATTTTGCCATCCCTTTGCCGAGGAAAGCCCATGGCACTTACCCGTGAAGAAGTTGAACACATCGCCCAACTGGCGCGCCTGGAACTCACCGACGAGGAAATCGAGCGCTACCGCGAGCAACTTTCTGACGTTTTGGATTACGTCGCCCGCCTGCAGGGGCTGGACACCGCCGACATCCCGCCGACGGCCAGCGTGCTGCCGCCGCGCACCGTGCTGCGGGAAGACGAGCCGCGCCCGGGCCTGCCGCGCGACGAGGTGCTTGCCAACGCCGCGGAAACCGAAAACGGCCAATTCCGCGTGCCGCCCGTTTTTGGAGGGGAAGGCTGATGCGCACCGTGACCGAATGGCTGAACGCCCTGACGAGCGGCGAGGTCTCCAGCCGCGAACTGACCGAAGACGTGATTGCCCGCATTGAACGGCTGGAGCCGGTCGTGCGCGCTTTCCTCACCCTTACGCCCGAGGAAGCCTTGCAAGCCGCCGACGAAGCCGACCGCCGCCGGGCGGAAGCCCGCCGCAACGGCGAAAGCGTGCCCCCGCTGCTGGGGCTGCCTATGGCCGTGAAAGACGTCCTCAGTACGCGCGGCATCCGCACCACCTGCGGCTCGCGCATCCTGGAAAACTACGTGCCGCCCTTCGATGCCACGGCGGTGCGCCGCCTGAAAGAAGCCGGGGCCATCATCGTGGGCAAAACCAACACCGACGAGTTCGCGATGGGCTCTTCCACCGAAAACTCGGCCTACGGCGTGACCCACAACCCCTGGGATCTGGAACGCGTGCCGGGCGGTTCTTCGGGCGGCAGCGCGGCTGCGGTGGCAGCCCGCATGGTGCCCGTCGCTCTGGGCACCGATACCGGCGGCAGCGTGCGTCAGCCGGCTTCCTTCTGCGGCGTCACCGGCCTGAAGCCCACCTACGGGCGGGTTTCCCGCTATGGCCTGATTGCCTACGGCTCTTCGCTGGATACCGTGGGCGTGCTTGCCCAGACCGCCGAAGACGCCGCGCTCTTCCTGCACCTGATGGCCGGGCAAGACCCCTTAGACGCCACCAGCATGGATGTGCCCGTGCCGCCGCCTTCCCTCAAGCCGCGGGAAGACTTCCGCGGCCTGAAAATCGGCGTGCCGCGGGAATATTTCACCGAGGGCATCCAGCCCGCGGTGGCCCACGCGGTGCGCGCCGCGCTGGATTTGATGGCCGACATGGGCGCGGAGGTGCGGGAAATCAGCCTGCCGCACACCGAATATGCCGTGCCGGTCTATTACCTGATTGCCCCTGCTGAGGCCTCGGCCAACCTGGCGCGCTTCGACGGCATCCGCTACGGGCCGCGCGCCGAAGCCGAAACCATGTGGGATGTGTTCTACCACACCCGCGGGCAACTTTTCGGCCCCGAAGTCAAGCGCCGCATCATGTTGGGCACCTACGCCCTCTCCGCGGGCTATTACGATGCCTATTACGGGCAGGCGCAGAAAGTCCGCACCCTCATCAAGCGCGATTTCGAGCAGGCTTTCAAGGAAATCGACCTCATCGCCGCGCCCGTTGCGCCGAGCACCGCCTTCCGCATCGGCGCGCACACTGGCGATCCGCTTTCCATGTACCTGGAAGACATCTTCACCCTGCCCGCCAACCTCGCGGGCGTGCCCGGCGTGGCGTTCCCGGTGGGCTTCGACGACCTTGGCCTGCCCATTGGGCTGCAGTTCATGGGGCCCCACTTCCGGGAAGACCTCATTCTGGAAGCCGCTCACCTGTACCAGCAAGCCACCGACTGGCACCGCCACACGCCCGACCCCCTCGCCGATGAGGAGTGAGGGAGCGAGGTTGGTTTGCTGAGGGACAAGGAGCAGCGTCATGGAAGAACAACAATTGCTGGCGCGTATCAGCATGAACCCCGAAGTCAAGGGCGGGAAGCCGGTCATCAAGGGCACCCGCCTGACCGTGGAATATGTGCTCAATTTGTTAGCCCACGGTGCCACCGTAGAAGACATTCTGGCAGAGTACCCCGGCCTGACCCCCGAAGATATTCGCGCCTGCCTGCTGTTCGCCACCAAATCGCTGGCTGATACGGCTTTCATGCCGCTCGCGGCGGAGTGATTCCCCATGCGCTTTTTGGTGGACGAATGCACCGGCCCCGTGGTAGCGCGATGGCTGCGGAGTGCAGGCCATGAGGTGTTTTCGGTGTATGACCATGCGCGGGGGGCAACGGATGCTTTCCTGATTGGAAAGGCTGTGCATGAAGGGTGGATTATCGTCACAAATGACAAAGATTTCGGAGAAATGATTTTCCGAGGAGGGTATCGCCCTCGCGGGGTGCTCCTTCTGCGGCTGGATGACGAACGCTCCCCCAACAAAATTGCCGTGCTCAAAGCGTTGCTGGAAACTTATGGCGAACAAATTCGCGGTCATTTTGTCGTTGTGACCGAAGACCGTGCGCGCTTCACCCCCATTCCCTGAATTCACGGAGGTTTCCCAATGAACCTGCCCGACCTTGCCGAATTCATGACCTGGCCGTGGGAGAAAATCGCTCCCTACTACGACGAACTCCGCAAAGCCACCCTCACCGCCGATAGCGTGAAGGGCTGGCTGGCCGACTGGTCGCGCCTCGGCGAGTACCTTCATGAAACCGCCAGCCGCCTGCACGTGGCCGTCACGGTAGACACCACCGACGAGGAAGCCCACCAGCGCTTCGAAGCCTTCATCGAAGGCGTGCTTCCCGAAGCCCGCAAAGCCGAGCAGGCGCTGGCGAAAAAACTCGTGGAAAGCGGCCTGGAGCCGGAAGGCTTTTGCGTTCCGCTGCGCAACATGCGCGCCGAAATTGAACTCTTCCGCGAAGAAAACCTGCCCCTGCAGGTGGAGGAAGAAAAACTCCGCAACGCCTACAACCAGGTGGTCGGCGCGCAGACCGTGGAATGGCATTACAAGGAATACACGGTTTCGCAGATGCGCCCCTTCTTGCAGGAACCCGACCGCACCGTGCGTGAGGAAGCCTGGCGGCTGATGACCGAGCGGCAGTTGCGCGACCGCGGCCCCCTCACCCGCATCTGGCAGCAGATGCTCGATTTGCGCCAGCAGATGGCCGCCAACGCCGACAAGCCCGACTACCGCGCCTTCCGCTGGCAGCAGATGGGGCGCTTCGATTACACCCCCGACGACTGCCGCGCCTTCCACAAGGCCATCGAAGAAGTCGTGGTGCCCGCCGCCGCAGCCGTGCTGGAAAAGCGCCGCCAGCGCCTCGGCCTCGACCGCCTGCGCCCGTGGGATTTGAACGTCGACCCGGCAGGCCGTCCGCCGCTGCGCCCCTTCCGCAACGTGGAAGAACTCAAGGAAAAGAGCGAAGCCATCTTCCACCATGTGGATCCCCAACTCGGCGCGTATTACCACACCATGCGGGAAGAAAACCTGCTCGACCTGGAAAACCGCAAGGGCAAAGCCCCCGGCGGCTATTGCACGGCTTTCCCCGTGAGCAAACGCCCCTTCATCTTCATGAACGCCGTTGGCGTGCATGACGATGTGCAGACCATGTTCCACGAATCCGGCCACGCCTTCCACGTTTTTGAAAGCCTTGCGTTGCCTTACCTTTACCACCAGGGCAACGTGCCGATGGAATTTGCCGAAGTGGCTTCCATGAGCATGGAACTGCTGGCTTCCCCCTACCTCACGCACGACTTCGGCGGCTTTTACACTCCGCACGAAGCCGCCCGCGCCCGCATCGAGCACCTGGAACGCAGCCTGCTCTTCTGGCCTTACATGGCCGTGGTGGACGCCTTCCAGCACTGGGTTTACGAGCACCCCGAAGAAGCCCACGACCCCGCCGAATGCGACCGCATTTGGGGCGGCTTGTGGGACCGCTTCATGCCCGTGACCGACTGGCGCGGCCTGGAAGACGCCAAAGTTTCGGGCTGGATGCGCAAACTGCACATCTTCCAGTACCCGTTTTACTATGTGGAATACGGCCTCGCACAGTTGGGCGCGGTGCAGGTATGGGCTAACGCGCTGGAAGACCAGCAAGCCGCGGTAGCGGCTTACCGCAAGGCGCTCGCACTGGGCGGCACCGTCACCCTGCCGGAACTCTACGCCGCCGCGGGGGCGAAGTTTGCCATGGACGCCGCCACCCTGCGCAAGGCGGTGGATTTGATGATGCG from Chloroflexota bacterium includes the following:
- the gatC gene encoding Asp-tRNA(Asn)/Glu-tRNA(Gln) amidotransferase subunit GatC, translating into MALTREEVEHIAQLARLELTDEEIERYREQLSDVLDYVARLQGLDTADIPPTASVLPPRTVLREDEPRPGLPRDEVLANAAETENGQFRVPPVFGGEG
- the gatA gene encoding Asp-tRNA(Asn)/Glu-tRNA(Gln) amidotransferase subunit GatA, producing the protein MRTVTEWLNALTSGEVSSRELTEDVIARIERLEPVVRAFLTLTPEEALQAADEADRRRAEARRNGESVPPLLGLPMAVKDVLSTRGIRTTCGSRILENYVPPFDATAVRRLKEAGAIIVGKTNTDEFAMGSSTENSAYGVTHNPWDLERVPGGSSGGSAAAVAARMVPVALGTDTGGSVRQPASFCGVTGLKPTYGRVSRYGLIAYGSSLDTVGVLAQTAEDAALFLHLMAGQDPLDATSMDVPVPPPSLKPREDFRGLKIGVPREYFTEGIQPAVAHAVRAALDLMADMGAEVREISLPHTEYAVPVYYLIAPAEASANLARFDGIRYGPRAEAETMWDVFYHTRGQLFGPEVKRRIMLGTYALSAGYYDAYYGQAQKVRTLIKRDFEQAFKEIDLIAAPVAPSTAFRIGAHTGDPLSMYLEDIFTLPANLAGVPGVAFPVGFDDLGLPIGLQFMGPHFREDLILEAAHLYQQATDWHRHTPDPLADEE
- a CDS encoding DUF433 domain-containing protein; the encoded protein is MEEQQLLARISMNPEVKGGKPVIKGTRLTVEYVLNLLAHGATVEDILAEYPGLTPEDIRACLLFATKSLADTAFMPLAAE
- a CDS encoding M3 family oligoendopeptidase, yielding MNLPDLAEFMTWPWEKIAPYYDELRKATLTADSVKGWLADWSRLGEYLHETASRLHVAVTVDTTDEEAHQRFEAFIEGVLPEARKAEQALAKKLVESGLEPEGFCVPLRNMRAEIELFREENLPLQVEEEKLRNAYNQVVGAQTVEWHYKEYTVSQMRPFLQEPDRTVREEAWRLMTERQLRDRGPLTRIWQQMLDLRQQMAANADKPDYRAFRWQQMGRFDYTPDDCRAFHKAIEEVVVPAAAAVLEKRRQRLGLDRLRPWDLNVDPAGRPPLRPFRNVEELKEKSEAIFHHVDPQLGAYYHTMREENLLDLENRKGKAPGGYCTAFPVSKRPFIFMNAVGVHDDVQTMFHESGHAFHVFESLALPYLYHQGNVPMEFAEVASMSMELLASPYLTHDFGGFYTPHEAARARIEHLERSLLFWPYMAVVDAFQHWVYEHPEEAHDPAECDRIWGGLWDRFMPVTDWRGLEDAKVSGWMRKLHIFQYPFYYVEYGLAQLGAVQVWANALEDQQAAVAAYRKALALGGTVTLPELYAAAGAKFAMDAATLRKAVDLMMRVIEELETVAEGGAKGLGLGVQS